The DNA window TGCTTGTCCTGCTGCTGCGCGCCGCCGTCTGCGCGATCGACACTGTCGGAACGCTGCGCGCCGCCGTCGGCCGCCTGCTCGACCAGTCCATCAGGGTGCGGCTGGCACCGATCCTGCTGGCCGTGCCCGTGGCCGTGTCGTTGCATGGCGCCCCGTGGTGGGTGCAGTGGCAGGGCATTCCATCGCCGATCGCCGGGCTCGTTCCCAACCTGCCGAGCGTGCTGTCCTATGGTGGCGCGTTGCTGGTGGGGTGGTTCCTGCACCGCCGGCAGGACACGCTGGCCGTGCTGGCACGGGACTGGCCGCTGTACCTGGCCGGGGCGCTGCTGGGCATGGCGGGTGCGCTCGCCATCGCCGGCAGCACGCCCAGCCTGAAGGTGCTCCCGCTCGGCAGTACCGGGCAGGCCCTGTATCTCGCCGCCTACCTGTTCGCCCAGTGGTGCGCCACGTTCTGCGTCATCGGCGCGGCGCTGCGCCATCTTTCCGCGCCGTCGGCGCGCTGGCGCTACCTTGCCGATGCGTCGTACTGGATGTACCTTCTCCATCTGCCAGTGGTCATGCTGCTGCAGGCATGGATGCTGCGGTGGCCGCTGCACTGGTCGATCAAGCTGGTGCTGGTGCTGGCCGTCACGATGGCGATCCTGCTGGCCTCGTATCACTTCCTCGTGCGCCGCACCTTCCTGGGGGTGTTCCTGAACGGCCGCAGACATCCGCGCAAGGGGTGGACCGATGCCGCCCCGGCCGACCAGGCAAGCGGTGCGCCGGGCAGATAGCTCATCCATTCGGCGCCACGACCGTCGCGCCCGCCACACACTGGCGTGAACAGTGCCGGCCGCATGCTCGTTTATACTCGGCTCACCCGATGGAAGGCGCGACGCCGGCCGCCCGTGCCGCGATCCGCCGCCAGCGGTCTTGCCGACGAGGAGAAGCACGATGACGATCACCATCACCGCCTTCGAACGTTCGCCCGATGGCGGCCAGGGGCTCGCGCGCGACACGCGCGTGCGCTGGGCGCTGGAAGAATTGGGGCAGCCCTACAAGGTTCGCCTGGTGACATTCGAGGGGCTGAAGCAGCCTGCGCACCTGGCGCTGCATCCGTTCTGCCAGATTCCCACGTACGAGGAAGGCAATCTCGTTTTGTTTGAAACGGGCGCGATCGTGCTCCACATCGCCGAACGCCATGCGGGCCTGCTGCCGCACCATGCCAATGCCCGGGCGCGCGCGATCGCGTGGCTGTTTGCCGCGCTCAACACGGTGGAATTGCCGATCGTCGAACTGTCGAACGTCATGCTGCTGGAGCGCGACATGCCCTGGTATGCGGAACGCCTGCCCCTGGTCGAGGGAAGGGTGCGCGACCGCCTGACCCAGCTGTCGAGCCGGCTGGGCAGCGCCGAATGGATCGACGGGCCATTCAGCGCGGGCGACCTGATGATGGTATCGGTGCTGCTCAGGGCGCGATCGTCGGGCATTCTCGATGAATTCCCGAACCTCGCCGCCTACGTGGCCCGCGGCGAGGCACGGCCCGCCTACAAGCGCGCGTTTGCCGCGCAACTGGCGGTCAATGCGGGCGCTGTCCCATCCTGAACCGGGCGGTCATTCCCAGGCCCGCGCCGCGGACCGGTGGATCGTCCACGTGAAGCCGGCACCCACGGATACGCCGCTGGTCTTGCGGAACAGCGGGCTGTCGCGATTGGCCGCGTGGCTGTGGTTGTCATAGCGTGTAAAGCCGAACACGCGCCAGTCCGGCGTCAGCCGGCGCGACAGGCTCAGGCCGAGCCGCGTCATCAACAGGCCGCCCGAAGCGTCGTACTCGGGGCGTGACGCGGTCGCGTAGCGCGGCGCCACGTCATAGAAATACCCGTGCAGGCGCGCGTTGCCGAACACCGCGCCGGCGGTCGCATCGGCCTGCCACTTGCCGGTGCCGTCGCCGGTCTCGAATACCACGCGCGGCTCGAACACGAGGCCCTGGCGCGCGAAGCCGTTGCGCAATTCCAGCGGCACGCGCAGCGGCAGTTCCAGCCTCACGCGGCTGTTCGGGCCAGGCTCGGCCAGCAGCACTTTCAGGCGCGGCCCGAATTCCAGCAGCGAGTTCAGGTCCGGCATGCCTTCGCGCGCGGCCACGTCGTCGGAGCGGGCAGGCAGCGACAGCGCAAAACCCAGGTCGAGCTCCACCCGGTCGCTGTTGATCAGCCGCGCGCTCACGCCGGAGCGGTCGGCGCGGATGATCTTGCCGCGGTAGATCACCAGCGGCAGCACGAGTGCGCGCGCGGAGCGGTCGTCGGCACCGGGGTAGGCGGGGGTGGAGGCGGCGCCCCCGAAGAGGCCCACTTCCCACAGGGGCAAATCCGGCGCCGGCACGGGCTGTTGCTGGGCGCTGGCCGGCGCCAGGGCCGCGAGCATGGGCAGGCAAAGACAGGTCCACAACGAAACACGGAGGATGGGCAAGGACGTGGGCATGGTCGGAACGCGATGATGACGATGCCGGCACATTACCATGCGCCGGCGCCCGTCGCGGCATGCGACCGCGCTTTCGTCCCTGGCCGATCCTTACTTCGCGCTGGCAAGGCGTTTGCGCGGCGCCGATGGCGAAGCGGGCACCACGTCGCGCAGGTCGATATCGAGCTCGGTCACCGAGCCGCTGCCGCTTTCCCCGTTCAGCAACTGCACGGCGCCCAGGTAGCGCTTGCCGGTGGCCAGCCCGCTCCAGCCGATGCCCACCATGGACGTGCCGCCCTGTTGCACTGTTGCCGGCAGGGCCAGCTTCACGTTGCCGGCCGTATCGTTCGGAATCGCGGTGGCGTACGACAGTGTGAAATTCGTGCTGACGCCGTTCTTGAGCCGGTAGCCCAGCACGCACACCCGGGCCACGCCCATCCCCGGCAGCGTCAGCGTCACGCTCTCGTTCGAGTCGGCATGGGCGCTCATGCCCACCACCCTGTTCGACTGGTCCATCACCACCAGGTCCAGGTCGTCGTCCTCGCCGCCCGCCGTGTCCCGGTTGGCGATCTCGAAACGCGCCATCACCGTCTTGTTGGGGATGCCCAGCGCGACCGTCCTGACGCCGGTGCCCCGCGCCGCGCACGCGCTGACGACATCCTCCAGCGTCTCGAGCGAGCCGGGCGCCGCCTGCGCCACCGTCTGCGGCAGGCGCTTGTACTCGCGCATGCCGCCCCGCACGGCGCTCAGCGTACCGTCGAAGCCGGTCTGCACCGCCATCTTGCGCGCGCCGCCGGGCGTGGTGGCCGCAAGCCGCGCGGGGGCCTCCACGCCATCGTTGAAGCGGCCCTGCAGCGGGCTGCGCACCTTGTGGGTGCCATCGTCCCAGACCAGTTCGCCCATCTTCCATGTCCCGGGCGGCGCATCGGTGCGTGTCAGCTCCACGGCGTAGGTCGCGCTTTCCCCCGGCGCCAGTTGCAGGGTGGCGGGCGACACGGTCACGTCGAAGCCGTCCAGCGCGGCGCTGGCCCGGTAGATCGCGGCCTGCTCGCCCACGTTCTTCACGGTGCGGCTGACGCGCTGCGTGCCCACCACGCCCGGCAGCGAAATCGAGGGCAGGTTCAGCGCATGGCCTTTCAGAGTGCCGAGGCCGCAGTCGGCGGCATCGCCGCTGATGCCGCACAGGTACTTCTGGAAATCGGCCGGTGCGATGTCATAGACCATGCCCGGGTCGGCGGCGCCGGCCGGCACCACGAGGCCGGCACCCTGGCCCCACGGCAGCGTGCCATCCTGGTCGCCCTCGAGCGCGGTGGGCAGCACGGTCCGGGCGGCCGTCATCAGCGCGGACTTGACGGCGGCGGGCGACCAGCCGGGGTGGCGTTGCCTGAGCAGCGCCGCCAGGCCGGCCACGTGCGGCGCGGCCATCGACGTGCCGGACATGAAGGCCGAATGGCTGTAGGCCGGACCGCCGGCGATCACGGCGTCACGGCCCGCCGCGTCCAGGCTGGGCGAGATGCCGGCGAGGGTGTCGACGCCGGGTGCCGCCATGTCCGGCTTCATCACGCCCGGATCGAACATGTTCGGGCCGCGCGACGAGAATTCGGCCAGCGTGGGGCCGGTGACCGGCACCATCTCGCTGGCCGACAGGGCGGCGGTGGCGCCACCGGTGGCCGCATAGGCGGCGATCGCCGCGCCATCGGCCTGGCTCACGTGCACGGTCGGCACGCTGTAGGTATCGATCGCCAGGCCATTGCCGTCGTCGAGCAGGATCATGCCGATGCCGCCGGCCGCCTTCACGGCATCGGCCTTGGCGGTTCGCGCGTTGTTGCCGCGCTGGCAGACGACGATCTTGCCGGCCAGCTTCCCGGGGTCGAGCTGCACGGCGCCCGCGTCTTCGCGGCTGAAGCATTGCGACGCCAGGAAGGGATCGGCGCCGGCTGCCACGGCATCCACGGCACGCACGAGCGCCGCCGCCGGCAGTGGCGCGGCATTGGTGGCGGCGCCGGTGAACGCCTGCCCGTCGCCGAGCGTGATGGCGGCAGCATGGGTGCGGTCGTGCGCGGCCGCGGCCACGGTCGCCACCCACGGGCTGATGTGGGCCACGGCGTTGACCGGCCCATCGTTGCCGGCCGATGCGGCCACGAACACGCCGGCCGCCGCGGCGTGGCGGAATGCCTGTTCCACCGGGTCCAGCGGGCTGCCGCCGCCGCTGATCGAGTAGTTCAGCACGTCCACGCCATCGGCCACGGCCGCCTCGATCGCGGCGATGCTGTCGCTGTCGTAGCAGGTATTGCCCACGCCGCCGGTCGGGGGCGCGAAGCTCCAGCACACCTTGTACATGGCGAGTCGGGCGCGCGGCGCGATGCCGCTGCGGGCGCCCAGCAGGTCGCCATGCGCCGCCACCGCCGGCACGCCGCCGTTGCCGGCCGCCGTCGACGAGGTATGGGTGCCGTGGCCGCCCATGCCGGCCGGGCCGGCCAGCGAGTCGCGCGGCGACCGGAACTCGGTCCAGTGCATCGCGCTGCCGCTGGCGTAAAAGCCCGCGTTGAAGTAGCGCGCGCCGATCAGCTTGTTGTTGCAGTGCGTGGCCGCGAAGCCTTCGCCTGCCTGGCACTCGCCCGCCCAGCGGGCCGGCGGCGCCTCGTAGGCCAGCGTGCCGCCGCCATCGAAGGTCGGCTTGCCATCGCCGTCGACGCGGTCCGCATACGACAGGTTTTCCGGCCAGATGCCGGTATCGAGCACGCCGACGACGATGTCCTCGCCCGCGCGGTCCCGTCCGCCCAGCTGGTCCCACAGCCCGCCGGGCTGGTCGAGGCCCAGGAAGGCGGGCGTGTAGTTCGTGATCGGATACTGCCGCTGGTCGGGCGTGATGCGCACGGCCTTGCCGCTGGCC is part of the Pseudoduganella lutea genome and encodes:
- a CDS encoding MipA/OmpV family protein, which codes for MLAALAPASAQQQPVPAPDLPLWEVGLFGGAASTPAYPGADDRSARALVLPLVIYRGKIIRADRSGVSARLINSDRVELDLGFALSLPARSDDVAAREGMPDLNSLLEFGPRLKVLLAEPGPNSRVRLELPLRVPLELRNGFARQGLVFEPRVVFETGDGTGKWQADATAGAVFGNARLHGYFYDVAPRYATASRPEYDASGGLLMTRLGLSLSRRLTPDWRVFGFTRYDNHSHAANRDSPLFRKTSGVSVGAGFTWTIHRSAARAWE
- a CDS encoding glutathione S-transferase family protein, which translates into the protein MTITITAFERSPDGGQGLARDTRVRWALEELGQPYKVRLVTFEGLKQPAHLALHPFCQIPTYEEGNLVLFETGAIVLHIAERHAGLLPHHANARARAIAWLFAALNTVELPIVELSNVMLLERDMPWYAERLPLVEGRVRDRLTQLSSRLGSAEWIDGPFSAGDLMMVSVLLRARSSGILDEFPNLAAYVARGEARPAYKRAFAAQLAVNAGAVPS
- a CDS encoding S8 family peptidase — translated: MGTKHALRYRRLTLLLIAALPLLAATGPARAADVRRTYIVQLPEPPVAAYRGGIAGMRATASAPGRRLDLGSASARQYRGYLAARQAQTRAALPSSAVMHEYQVVFNGFAARLTDAEVRALKASGKAVRITPDQRQYPITNYTPAFLGLDQPGGLWDQLGGRDRAGEDIVVGVLDTGIWPENLSYADRVDGDGKPTFDGGGTLAYEAPPARWAGECQAGEGFAATHCNNKLIGARYFNAGFYASGSAMHWTEFRSPRDSLAGPAGMGGHGTHTSSTAAGNGGVPAVAAHGDLLGARSGIAPRARLAMYKVCWSFAPPTGGVGNTCYDSDSIAAIEAAVADGVDVLNYSISGGGSPLDPVEQAFRHAAAAGVFVAASAGNDGPVNAVAHISPWVATVAAAAHDRTHAAAITLGDGQAFTGAATNAAPLPAAALVRAVDAVAAGADPFLASQCFSREDAGAVQLDPGKLAGKIVVCQRGNNARTAKADAVKAAGGIGMILLDDGNGLAIDTYSVPTVHVSQADGAAIAAYAATGGATAALSASEMVPVTGPTLAEFSSRGPNMFDPGVMKPDMAAPGVDTLAGISPSLDAAGRDAVIAGGPAYSHSAFMSGTSMAAPHVAGLAALLRQRHPGWSPAAVKSALMTAARTVLPTALEGDQDGTLPWGQGAGLVVPAGAADPGMVYDIAPADFQKYLCGISGDAADCGLGTLKGHALNLPSISLPGVVGTQRVSRTVKNVGEQAAIYRASAALDGFDVTVSPATLQLAPGESATYAVELTRTDAPPGTWKMGELVWDDGTHKVRSPLQGRFNDGVEAPARLAATTPGGARKMAVQTGFDGTLSAVRGGMREYKRLPQTVAQAAPGSLETLEDVVSACAARGTGVRTVALGIPNKTVMARFEIANRDTAGGEDDDLDLVVMDQSNRVVGMSAHADSNESVTLTLPGMGVARVCVLGYRLKNGVSTNFTLSYATAIPNDTAGNVKLALPATVQQGGTSMVGIGWSGLATGKRYLGAVQLLNGESGSGSVTELDIDLRDVVPASPSAPRKRLASAK
- a CDS encoding acyltransferase family protein; its protein translation is MPALAEMSYVQTSIERALNMQTDERFHHLDAVRAGALLAGILLHAIMSFLPGFREAGWPLADASTSPALGILYYAIHLFRMSLFFMVAGFFARMLHQRVGTRGLLKNRLRRIALPLIAFYFLTMPLIVVAMIWGARQLGMNGEGAGGYPMPIVGPPVPWGHLWFLYMLLVLYLLVLLLRAAVCAIDTVGTLRAAVGRLLDQSIRVRLAPILLAVPVAVSLHGAPWWVQWQGIPSPIAGLVPNLPSVLSYGGALLVGWFLHRRQDTLAVLARDWPLYLAGALLGMAGALAIAGSTPSLKVLPLGSTGQALYLAAYLFAQWCATFCVIGAALRHLSAPSARWRYLADASYWMYLLHLPVVMLLQAWMLRWPLHWSIKLVLVLAVTMAILLASYHFLVRRTFLGVFLNGRRHPRKGWTDAAPADQASGAPGR